Below is a window of Gilliamella sp. ESL0405 DNA.
TAGATAGATAACCTAAGCAAGCGGCAATAATGGCTAACCATGGGGCACTTAATAAGATAAACCATAAAATATGGCTTAATAAATTATCACCACAACCTTTTTTATCAATGTAAAGTGGTACGCCGGCACGATGAATTGAGTTAGTCATAAACACTAATGCAAAGCATAAAATAATAAATGCAGTGCGACCAATCGTTGCGGCAAATTGACGGTTATTAAACTGATCAAAACTCATCACAATCATAACTAACGGAATCACGACCCAAACCGAAAGTTGGTAATATTTCATTGCTTCACGGACATTTCGTTTTGACCAGCCGAAATGAGTAATAAACAGCCCATTTTTAGCGGCGAAATGGGCAGTAATGATAAACACCCATAGAATAGGCGCAGCGGCATTAACCCCATACCCCAAAGCGACAGCGACAGGATAATCCCAATTAATTTGCAAGGCATAACCAAATACCGCCCACAAAATTGGGATAGGTAATGCCATAATTAAGGAGTAAATAATCACTTTTAAGGTTAACGAATAACTATCTTGCGTCACTTTACCCACCCGTGAAGCTGATTTGTTTAAAAATGCATAATATTTATTGCGCATCTTGAAGTGGGTAAACACAAACAGTAGTGACAAAACCAATAAAAAGAGTGGTTTTGGTGCCGTCAATACTTCACTACTGGCGTTATAAAGTTGGGTTAACGTATCAATTGAAAAAATGACATAAACCACATCTTTAGCAAGATTAACCGGAAAGTTTAGCGAAATAGGGTTGACATCAGCTACCCAGAAAAAGTAGCGGTGTGCTGCCTCGTTCACTTCATCAATGGCATTGGTCAGTTGTTTGTTAGAAATCTTTAATTTAGTGAGTTCAAGAATCGTGGTATCGGTACCGGAAATTAACGTCTTAAGAAGCTCACTTTGTTCACGAAGTAGCCGTCGATATTGGCTGGCAATTTTTACATTAGCTAATGAGCCGTTTAATGTCGGGTAGTTAGCTAATGCTGATAAGGTATTAGTGTAATTAAGTTGCTGAACTTTAGCTTCAGCAATTTCGGCATCTAAAGGCTGTGATTTTGGTTTTTCCGGAAGGCGCAATAATTGTTGACGTAAGGTTTCGCCAAGCGCTGTTGAAAAACTTAACCACTCGCCTTGTTCAGCTAAGGTTGCTAGCGTATTTTGAACATGCGAAATTTGCGTGGTGATGTTGTTTTGTTCATTAATAATGCTGGTTAAGTGAGTCTTTTGGTACTCCAAATTTTGACGAAGATCATCGTTTTTTTCATTCAATTCATTAATAATAGCAGAAAGTTCATCTTCATTATTAATTACCAACATACTCTCTTGAGCAACAGCAATGGATGAAAAGAGCAGGAACAAACAACATAAAAAACCACGCATTGACATAAAGTTAGATCCTTTCTGCTAATTTTTGACCCACACGAACTTGATCGCCAATTTTAAGATGACTGTCAAATTCAATGGCGTTTGAAGCAAATAATGTAATCACTGTTGAACCAAGTTTGAAACAGCCCATATCTTCGCCTTTGGACAATTTCACCTCGCCCGAATAAGTCCAGCGTTTCATAATTCCGTCACGTGGAGGGGTGATTAGGCCTTCCCAAGCAACTTCAATACTTCCAACAATGGTTGCGCCAACCAAAATTTGAGCCATAGGTCCAAAATCGGTTTCGAACAGGCAAATCACACGTTCGTTACGAGCAAAGATATTCGCAATACATTCAGTGGTTGCTTTACTGACTGAAAATAGCGAACCGGGCACATAGATCATCTCCCGTAAAGTTCCGTCACACGGCATATGAAAGCGGTGATAGTTTTTTGGCGATAAATAAGTGGTGGCAAAAGCGCCATTTTTAAAAAACTTAATCATGTCAGGATGACAGGCAAGCAGTGAATCTAACGTGTAAAAGTGCCCTTTTGCTTGTAACAATAAATTGTCTTGAATTGTACCAAATTGGCTGATAACTCCGTCAGCCGGCATAACCACTGAATTGGTTGAAGCATCAATAGGGCGAGCATCTTGTTTTAGTTCACGAGCAAAGAAATCATTGAAGGTTTTATACTCTTTGACATTGCTGATTTGAGCTTCACTCAAATCGATTTTATACAGCTTACTAAAGCCTTGAATCATCCACGTTGTCACGATGCCCAACTGTTTTTTTGCCAGCCAACCAAAAATAACGGTTAACATCTGTTTAGGAAGAAGATACTGAATCATTGCTTTTAACTGATTTAACATAGAAAACTCTCAAATTAGTTTAGTAATATTTCATTATAACAATATTTATAACGAATGTATAAAATGCCCTTAAATCGACAATTTGTGCGTTAGATCACATAGATTTTAAATATTTTGCCAATAAGTGCAAAACAATGGCAATCGATTAAAAGTGTCACTCACATTAGTTTTCTAAACTGTGCTCATTACCAATAATGAGGATAGATTTAATGGCAATTCGATACGTTGCTGCAATAGATTTAGGCGCATCAAGCGGCCGTGTAATGTTGGCAAGTTTTGATCAGCAAACGGAAGATTTAACGCTGAGTGAAATACATCGATTTAGTAATGGATTTAAAGCGATAGATAAACATTACTGTTGGGATCTGAATTATTTAGAGCAAGAAATATTAAACGGCTTAAGCAAAATTGTTGAGCAAAATATCAAACTTGACAGTATCGGGATTGATACATGGGGAGTGGATTATGTCTTGCTTGACAGCAAAGGCGAGATTGTTGGGCCAACTTATGCCTATCGCGATCATCGTACTGATAGCGTTATGGAACAAGTTCAAGCTGAATTGGGCGCTGAGGCGATTTATCAAAAAACCGGCATCCAGTTCTTAACCTTCAACACCCTTTATCAACTAAAAGCCATGATGAATGAAAACCCGTCATGGTTAGCACAAGTGACCGATTTAGTGATGATCCCCGATTATCTGATCTATCGTCTTACCGGCAAACTTAACCGGGAATACACCAATGCAACAACAACCCAGTTAGTTAACGTCACCCGTCATGATTGGGATGATGAATTACTGAACTATCTTGGTTTACCCCGTAAATGGTTTGGTGAAATTACTATGCCGGGTAATCAAGTCGGCACTTGGAAAAGCCCCAAAGGCGATTCGATTCCGGTGATTGCTGTCGCCAGTCATGATACCGCCAGCGCAGTGATTGCCGCACCAATCAACAATCACAATAGTGCTTATTTGTGTTCGGGCACTTGGTCATTAATGGGCATTGAATCATCACAACCTTTTACTGAGCCGCACGCTTTAAAAGCCAACATCACCAATGAAGGGGGTGTTAATGGCTCCTATCGGGTATTAAAAAATATTATGGGACTATGGTTATTTCAACGCGTTTGCGCTGAACACCAAATAAATGATATTCGCTCATTGATTAAGCAAGCTGAGCAACAACCCGCTTTTAAACATGTTATCAATCCTAACGATTCCAGACTATTAAACCCAGAATCCATGACTGAAACCTTAAAACAACTCTGTCATGAACATAACGGTCTTAAGCCGCAAAGCTTAGCAGAACTGGTTCGCTGTATTTTCGATAGTTTAGCGCTGTTATATCGGGAAGTCATAACCGAACTATCAAGCTTAATAAAACAGCCTATCCAAACGTTACATATCGTTGGAGGAGGTTGTCAAAACGCATTTTTAAATCAGCTATGTGCTGATCTTTGCCAAATTAGTGTTACTGCCGGACCGATTGAGTCATCTGCACTGGGTAATGTTGGTTACCAGCTCATTTCTTTAGGTGATATTGCGGATGTTAAACAGCTACGCCAGATCATCACGCATAATTTTAAAACTGACATTTATTATCCCCGCAACATGGCTAACTAATTAATTAACATGATTTTATATTGAATTAAGGAGCATCAAATGAGTGAAGTTGAAAAGGCATATCAAATTGCCAAAACCCGATTTGAGCAGCTAGGTGTCGATACCGATGCCGCAATCGCCGCAATGGCAAAGCTACCGATATCGGTGCATTGCTGGCAGGGCGATGATGTCGTCGGCTTTGAAAAACTAGAAGGTGAATTAACAGGCGGCATTCAAGCAACCGGCAACTATCCGGGTAAAGCACGTAATGCCGATGAGTTAAGAGCTGATTTAGATAAAGCCTTTAGCCTGATCCCGGGTCCCAAAAGATTAAATTTACATGCATGTTATTTAGAGGCTGATCACAAAGTCGATCGTAACGAAATTAAACCGGAACATTTCGCTAATTGGGTAAATTGGGCGAAACAACAGCATATTGGACTTGATTTTAACCCAACTTACTTTTCTCATCCTCTAAGTAATGAAGGTACGTTAACCCATGTCGATGATGAAATTCGCCAGTTTTGGATCGATCATGGTAAAGCTTGCCGTAAAATCTCAGCATATTTTGGCAAAGAGCTTGGCACCCCTTCGGTGATGAATATTTGGCTACCGGACGGCATGAAAGATATAACCGTCGACAAGTTTGCGCCTAGACAACGTTTAGTTCAAGCCATTGATGAGATCATCAGTGAAAAACTTGATCCCAAATATCATATTGATGCGGTTGAAAGCAAACTATTTGGTATTGGGCTTGAGTCTTATACTGCCGGATCAAACGAATTTTATTTAGCCTATGCAACTTCACGTAAAACGGCGCTATGTTTAGATGCCGGGCATTTTCATCCAACCGAAGTGATTTCAGATAAGATCTCCGCAGTAATGCCGTTTGTTGAACACTTATTATTACACGTCAGCCGCCCGGTTCGTTGGGATAGCGATCACGTGGTTTTATTTGATGACGAAACCCAAAACATTGCCAGTGAGATCATCCGTAACAACTTATTCGATCGCGTACATATTGGCTTAGATTTCTTTGATGCCTCAATTAACCGTATTGCCGCTTGGGTGATAGGTACCCGCAATATGAAAAAATGTTTATTAAAAGCCCTGCTTGAGCCGACCGAAAAACTCAAACAGTACGAACGTGAGCGAGACTTTACCTCAAGACTTGCGCTTTTAGAAGAGCAAAAATCGTTACCATGGCAGGCGGTTTGGGATAAGTATTGTCAATTAAACGATGTACCTGTCGGCAGCCAATGGCTCGAAGAGGTACGTCAATATGAAACAGCGGTATTAAGTCAACGTAAATAAGGTGAAAACAATGCAACAGATTCAATCTTCTTGGTTTGTCCAAGCAATGGTAAAAGCGACTTATGATATGTGGCTAAAAGGTTGGGATGAACGTAACGGCGGTAATGTCAGTTTAAGATTATTAGAAAGTGACATAATTTCATTCCAAAACGACTTTTATGCTAATCCTCGCCACGAATCATTAACGCAAGATGTGAGCAAATTAGCTAACCAATATTTTATTGTCACCGGATCGGGCAAATTCTTTCGTAACGTCATTTTAGATCCTGCTGACACGTTGGCTGTGGTCAAAATTGACGAACAGGGCAAAGGTTATTACATCATGTGGGGACTGGTAAATGGTGGATTACCTACTTCAGAGCTAGCGGCTCACTTGCAATCACATATCGTGCGTATTGAACACAGTCAGGGTAAAGATCGGGTAATTATGCATTGTCATGCAACCAATCTTATTGCTTTAACTTATGTGCTTGAGCTTGATACAGCGGTGATTACTCGATTGTTATGGGAAATGAGTACGGAATGTTTAGTTGTCTTTCCCGACGGTGTGGGTGTGGTTCCATGGATGGTGCCCGGCAAAGACGAAATCGGCTATGCAACTGCCGAACAAATGGCGAAACACACGCTTGTGTTATGGGCATTTCATGGCGTCTTTGGCACCGGCGCTACATTAGATGAAGCCTTTGGTCTGATAGATACCGCTGAAAAGTCTGCTCAAATACTGGTCAAAGTCTTATCAATGGGCGGCAAACGCCAAACTATCACTACTGAACAATTTAAGTTATTGGCACAAAGGTTTGATGTCAAACCAATGCAGGAGGCGTTGCAGTAAAAAAGCTGTTTTATCAAAAGATAGATGTCATTATCTTTTAATAAATATAAGGATACAGATATGAGTAGTTCAATTATTTTAGGCATTTTTTGGCACTTTATTGGTGCCGCTTCTGCCGCCTGTTTTTACGCACCACTAAAAAAAGTCAAAAATTGGTCTTGGGAAACGATGTGGTCAATCGCCGGTATCTTTTCTTGGATCATCCTTCCTTGGTCGATTAGCTATTATTTGCTCCCGGATTTTTTGGGATACTACGGCTCATTCGGTTTTGATACTTTACTTCCGGTGTTTTTATTCGGCGCTATGTGGGGCGTTGGTAATATCGGTTATGGGCTAACCATGCGTTATTTAGGTATGTCTATGGGCATAGGTATTGCAATTGGCATTACCTTGATTGTTGGCACACTGATGACGCCGATTATACAAGGTCAATTTGGTGAACTCATTGCCTCAACCGGCGGTAAAATGACCCTGCTTGGCGTTGTTATTGCTGTTATTGGCGTTGCGATTGTCACTTATGCCGGATTACTAAAAGAGAAAACCCTTGGGGTACAAGTTGCCGATTTTAACTTGAAAAAAGGGCTGTTACTTGCTGTGATGTGTGGGATTTTTTCTGCCGGCATGTCATTTGCCATGAGCGCTGCTGTCCCTATGCATAATAAAGCTGCTGAACTGGGGGTTGATCATCTTTATGTCGCCTTACCTAGTTATGTCATCATCATGGGCGGTGGTGCAATTATTAATCTGGGCTTTTGTATTATACGCCTTTGCTACCAACCTGAACTCTCCTTTAAAAAAGATATCGCTATTGCCAAATCGTTACTAATCAGTAATGCCTTGTTCGCCATATTAGGCGGTGCAATGTGGTACTTCCAATTTTTCTTTTATGCTTGGGGACATGCCAATATCCCGGCTGATTATGGCTTTATGAGTTGGATGTTGCACATGAGTTTTTATGTGCTATGTGGTGGCATTGTTGGATTGGTATTAAAAGAGTGGTTTGGCACCGGCAGTAAACCTGTGCGTATATTGTGTCTGGGTTGTTTGGTAATTATTGTTGCCGCCAACGTGGTTGGTTTAGGCATGGCAAATTAAATAAATAGTTAAAGGAAAAACATTATGTCTTATCGCATGATTCTGAACGAAACGTCTTATTTTGGTGCTGGCTCAATCAGCCATATTGTTGATGAAGTGAAAAAACGGGGTTTTAAAAAAGCGCTTGTCGTCACCGATAAAGATTTAATTAAATTCAATGTCGCCACTAAAGTCACCAAATTATTAGATGACAACGGCTTTGATTATCAAATTTTTGATGAAGTGATACCAAATCCAACGATCGGCATTGTTCAAAAAGGGGTAGAGGTTTTTAAAACGTCGGGAGCAGATTACATAATTGCTATTGGTGGCGGTTCACCGCAAGATACTGCTAAAGCCATTGGTATTATTATCAATAACCCGGAATTTGCCGATGTGCGAAGTTTGGAAGGGGTCGCGCCAACCAAAAAGCCTGCCGTCCCGACCATTGCCATACCGACAACCGCCGGCACAGCGGCCGAGGTAACCATTAACTATGTGATCACCGATGAAGAGAAAAAGCGTAAATTTGTCTGCGTCGATCCGCATGATATACCCGTTGTGGCAATTATTGATTCAGACATGATGGCAAGTATGCCAGCAAGCTTAAAAGCGGCAACCGGCGTGGATGCATTA
It encodes the following:
- the mscM gene encoding miniconductance mechanosensitive channel MscM, giving the protein MSMRGFLCCLFLLFSSIAVAQESMLVINNEDELSAIINELNEKNDDLRQNLEYQKTHLTSIINEQNNITTQISHVQNTLATLAEQGEWLSFSTALGETLRQQLLRLPEKPKSQPLDAEIAEAKVQQLNYTNTLSALANYPTLNGSLANVKIASQYRRLLREQSELLKTLISGTDTTILELTKLKISNKQLTNAIDEVNEAAHRYFFWVADVNPISLNFPVNLAKDVVYVIFSIDTLTQLYNASSEVLTAPKPLFLLVLSLLFVFTHFKMRNKYYAFLNKSASRVGKVTQDSYSLTLKVIIYSLIMALPIPILWAVFGYALQINWDYPVAVALGYGVNAAAPILWVFIITAHFAAKNGLFITHFGWSKRNVREAMKYYQLSVWVVIPLVMIVMSFDQFNNRQFAATIGRTAFIILCFALVFMTNSIHRAGVPLYIDKKGCGDNLLSHILWFILLSAPWLAIIAACLGYLSTAQVLLGRLEASVIIWFGLLVIYFMIRRWMWIQKRRIEFERTKQRRLERMQRAKGQEEELSQVNNDGVDEPVIDLDVISAQSLQLVRSIIMLIALISMILLWSELHSAFAFMNNIKLWGTTIIVNGTEAEQYITLGAVFIAILVMTITIQLVKNLPALLELGILQHLDLAPGTSYAISTVSKYIILMIGSMIAFSFIGIDWSKIQWLIAALGVGLGFGLQEIFANFISGLIILFEKPVRIGDTVTIRDLTGNITKISTRAITIVDWDRKEIVMPNKAFITEQLVNWSLSDSITRIVLTIPATIDADSELVIKLLQQASDECEYVLKDPEPQVFLVDIQEGIQLFELRVFAAEMGHRMQLRSAIHKLILEAYRRHHLTLPFPPLQTNLEALGRKSGRRSYTVGTI
- the asd gene encoding archaetidylserine decarboxylase (Phosphatidylserine decarboxylase is synthesized as a single chain precursor. Generation of the pyruvoyl active site from a Ser is coupled to cleavage of a Gly-Ser bond between the larger (beta) and smaller (alpha chains). It is an integral membrane protein.), producing the protein MLNQLKAMIQYLLPKQMLTVIFGWLAKKQLGIVTTWMIQGFSKLYKIDLSEAQISNVKEYKTFNDFFARELKQDARPIDASTNSVVMPADGVISQFGTIQDNLLLQAKGHFYTLDSLLACHPDMIKFFKNGAFATTYLSPKNYHRFHMPCDGTLREMIYVPGSLFSVSKATTECIANIFARNERVICLFETDFGPMAQILVGATIVGSIEVAWEGLITPPRDGIMKRWTYSGEVKLSKGEDMGCFKLGSTVITLFASNAIEFDSHLKIGDQVRVGQKLAERI
- the rhaB gene encoding rhamnulokinase encodes the protein MAIRYVAAIDLGASSGRVMLASFDQQTEDLTLSEIHRFSNGFKAIDKHYCWDLNYLEQEILNGLSKIVEQNIKLDSIGIDTWGVDYVLLDSKGEIVGPTYAYRDHRTDSVMEQVQAELGAEAIYQKTGIQFLTFNTLYQLKAMMNENPSWLAQVTDLVMIPDYLIYRLTGKLNREYTNATTTQLVNVTRHDWDDELLNYLGLPRKWFGEITMPGNQVGTWKSPKGDSIPVIAVASHDTASAVIAAPINNHNSAYLCSGTWSLMGIESSQPFTEPHALKANITNEGGVNGSYRVLKNIMGLWLFQRVCAEHQINDIRSLIKQAEQQPAFKHVINPNDSRLLNPESMTETLKQLCHEHNGLKPQSLAELVRCIFDSLALLYREVITELSSLIKQPIQTLHIVGGGCQNAFLNQLCADLCQISVTAGPIESSALGNVGYQLISLGDIADVKQLRQIITHNFKTDIYYPRNMAN
- a CDS encoding L-rhamnose isomerase — encoded protein: MSEVEKAYQIAKTRFEQLGVDTDAAIAAMAKLPISVHCWQGDDVVGFEKLEGELTGGIQATGNYPGKARNADELRADLDKAFSLIPGPKRLNLHACYLEADHKVDRNEIKPEHFANWVNWAKQQHIGLDFNPTYFSHPLSNEGTLTHVDDEIRQFWIDHGKACRKISAYFGKELGTPSVMNIWLPDGMKDITVDKFAPRQRLVQAIDEIISEKLDPKYHIDAVESKLFGIGLESYTAGSNEFYLAYATSRKTALCLDAGHFHPTEVISDKISAVMPFVEHLLLHVSRPVRWDSDHVVLFDDETQNIASEIIRNNLFDRVHIGLDFFDASINRIAAWVIGTRNMKKCLLKALLEPTEKLKQYERERDFTSRLALLEEQKSLPWQAVWDKYCQLNDVPVGSQWLEEVRQYETAVLSQRK
- the rhaD gene encoding rhamnulose-1-phosphate aldolase translates to MQQIQSSWFVQAMVKATYDMWLKGWDERNGGNVSLRLLESDIISFQNDFYANPRHESLTQDVSKLANQYFIVTGSGKFFRNVILDPADTLAVVKIDEQGKGYYIMWGLVNGGLPTSELAAHLQSHIVRIEHSQGKDRVIMHCHATNLIALTYVLELDTAVITRLLWEMSTECLVVFPDGVGVVPWMVPGKDEIGYATAEQMAKHTLVLWAFHGVFGTGATLDEAFGLIDTAEKSAQILVKVLSMGGKRQTITTEQFKLLAQRFDVKPMQEALQ
- the rhaT gene encoding L-rhamnose/proton symporter RhaT, whose protein sequence is MSSSIILGIFWHFIGAASAACFYAPLKKVKNWSWETMWSIAGIFSWIILPWSISYYLLPDFLGYYGSFGFDTLLPVFLFGAMWGVGNIGYGLTMRYLGMSMGIGIAIGITLIVGTLMTPIIQGQFGELIASTGGKMTLLGVVIAVIGVAIVTYAGLLKEKTLGVQVADFNLKKGLLLAVMCGIFSAGMSFAMSAAVPMHNKAAELGVDHLYVALPSYVIIMGGGAIINLGFCIIRLCYQPELSFKKDIAIAKSLLISNALFAILGGAMWYFQFFFYAWGHANIPADYGFMSWMLHMSFYVLCGGIVGLVLKEWFGTGSKPVRILCLGCLVIIVAANVVGLGMAN
- the fucO gene encoding lactaldehyde reductase; this translates as MSYRMILNETSYFGAGSISHIVDEVKKRGFKKALVVTDKDLIKFNVATKVTKLLDDNGFDYQIFDEVIPNPTIGIVQKGVEVFKTSGADYIIAIGGGSPQDTAKAIGIIINNPEFADVRSLEGVAPTKKPAVPTIAIPTTAGTAAEVTINYVITDEEKKRKFVCVDPHDIPVVAIIDSDMMASMPASLKAATGVDALTHAIEGYITKGAWELSDMFHLKAIEVISRALRDSVKGIAKGSEDMALGQYIAGMGFSNVGLGLVHGMAHPLGAFYGTPHGVANAVLLPHIMAYNADFTADKFRDIAKAMGVTGTDSMTTEQARVAAVNAVKQLNEDVAIPATLKAIGVKLEDIPALAQAAFDDVCTGGNPRQASVKDIEQLYLAIYE